The Fulvia fulva chromosome 1, complete sequence region GCATATGTGCCCCCCGGTGCGCGGCAGCAGCAGACGCCCACGATCGCGAGGCGTGGAGAGGCCCTTCCCACACAGCAACCAGCCGCTCAGGCACAGAAGCCGGCCGCAGCGAACGGAACGGCACCGGTCAAGACTCTGTCACTAAGCGCCAGCGACACAGGAGCTGCTGCACCAAAGGTCGAGAAGACTGCAGGTACCAAGGTCCTGTCACTTGGCACGCCTGCCGCCGCCCCAGCAGCAGCAGCTGAGAAGCCAGCCAAGGAAGCTGTCAGCAAAGAGGCGCCCGCGGCCGGTACTAAGGTCGCTGCTGCTCAGGCGATCGAGAAGACGGGCGAGCCCACCGCAGCAGTCAGCGGCAGAACAACACCTGACCCTTCTGGCTCTGGACGATCCTCGCCCTCTCGCGCAGAGCAACGAGCAGAAGCACGAAGAGCCGACCTGGTCGCTCAAGAGCAAGCacaagaagtcgatgatGAGGCACTCAAAGACATGTATGGCAAGGAGCATGTGAACGTCATTTTCCTGGGACACGTCGATGCCGGAAAGAGCACATTGGGCGGCAGTATCCTGTTTGCGACTGGTATGGTCGATGAGCGAACAATGGACAAGTACAAGAGAGATGCGAAAGACATGGGTCGAGAGTCATGGTACTTGTCATGGGCGCTGGATCTGAATAAGGAGGAACGAGCAAAGGGCAAGACTGTCGAGGTCGGCAGAGGCTTCTTCGAGACCGAAACACGACGATACTCCATCCTGGATGCTCCCGGCCACAAAACATATGTACCAAACATGGTGTCAGGTGCTTCGCAGGCCGATGTCGGTGTGCTAGTCATCTCAGCACGAAAGGGAGAATACGAGACCGGTTTCGAGAAGGGTGGCCAGACGCGAGAGCACGCCGTTCTCGCCAAGACACAGGGTATCAACAAGCTCATCGTGGCAGTGAACAAAATGGACGATGCAACCGTCAACTGGTCAAAGGAGCGCTTCGATGAGTGCACAACCAAACTGACTGTATTCTTGAAGGGTCTTGGTTACAACCCGAAGACTGATCTGGCGTTCTTGCCCGTCTCTGCACAGACCACCGTGGGCATCAAGGACCGAGTGCCCAAGGAGACTTGCCCTTGGAACGATGCGCCTGGCCTTCTCGAGTATCTCGATGGTATGAAGACACTGGAACGCAAGCTCAATGCACCATTCATGATGCCCGTGGCCGCCAAGTACAGAGACATGGGTACCATGATCGAGGGCAAAATTGAAGCTGGATACATCAAGAAGGAGAACAAGTATCTGCTCATGCCAAGCAAGGCAGAAATTCAGATCAGTGCACTCTACGGTGAAAGTGAAGAAGAAATTCCCCACGCAACCTGCGGTGAGCAGATTCGGTTGCGCATCAAGGGCGCTGAAGAAGAAGATATCCTACCAGGTTTCGTGCTGTGCTCACCAAAGCGACCCGTTCACAATGTCTCAGCCTTCGAGGCTCAGATTCGGTTGCTGGAGCTGAAGTCCATCCTCTCTGCTGGCTTCAACTGCGTGCTGCATGTTCACTCAGCCACGGAAGAGGTCACTTTCGGTGCGCTCCTGCACAAGCTGGAGCCTAAGACAAACCGCAAATCCAAGAAGCCTCCAGGTTTCGCCAAACAGGGCATGAACATCATCGCTCGTTTGGAGATCATAGGCGGTGCCGGCAGCGTTTGTGTAGAGCGCTTTGAGGACTACCCACAACTTGGCAGATTTACTCTCAGAGATCAGGGTCAGACTATCGCTATCGGCAAGATAACGAAACTCATTACGGACACTCCAGCCGCTTAAATCATGCGCACGACTGCCAGAGCTGGAATCTACTTTTCAAAAGCGCATGCCTGATTAGATACGGCGCTGGAAGCATTTGACGACATAGCGATCCTCCGAGATCCGACGAAGGTTACCTGAAATAGAGCGTACCCAGGTAGGTAGTCAACATCTAGCCCAAGCCGAGTTATGAGCCAGACACTCCCGGCCTCAGCTTCTCCTGCCCAAATATCCTGAAACCAGACTTGTGCGGACAGCAATCTCGTGAATGTCCTTGCCCAGGACTTCCTGTCGCTGGCCGGTAGTCGCCGAGGGCATCCTTCTGATCGTTAGCCACAGCCCCAGAACCCCGTCGTGAACGTGGCACAAGCTTGGAGAGACCTGGTGGATCTGAACGCCAAGACTATTCCTACCAGGTTCAGAGATGAGCTCCTGCTCTTGCTGTACACCCGACGTCTCAGCACCGAAGCCAAAGTGGATGCAAAGTCCCACGTGTGCATCTAGAAAGGCACCTATTGCCAAATATCCGCCCGCTGCAGCAACTCACTCTTTAGGCATTCTGGTTCGAGTATCGTCGATATGACGGTCGTCCATTCTTTATTTATATCACTCTTTACAGCATCTACGATAGCACAATCTGTTAAAAGTTTAGGTCATGTTGGTGGCAGTGGACCCAAAGGTGGGTGTGGTGATGTGGACAAGCCGGTGCTGGAGGCACAATCCTACGTGGTAGTAAAGACATAGCAGTCAAGGCATCGACGCGAGACTGACGGCACAGGGCAGAACCGATGCTCTGATCCCGCTACGAGCGAACACGACGCGACTGCTCGTGAAAGGCCAAGCGCCTACTCTATCGACTGACGGCGTCAATGCCACGGCCACATGCCCAAGACCTCGAGAGGTCGAAGTTGATTCCCTTCATGGCGCAAGGCAGGAGATGGTTGGCTTCGGGTTCTCGTGGACGGATTCCACAGTACACAACTTCCATCGCCTAGAGCCAGGTGTATTTGATACAGTGATGGAAGAGCTGTTTGGTCCGCACCCTCATGGGAACAACATGGGCATGATGCGCCACACCATTGGCTCCTCCGATATGAGCGGCAACCAGTACTCTTTCGATGATAATGGCCCAAGCTTCAACGAAGGACAACCTGACCTTGACCTGTCCAATTTCGATCTCACTGACGATGGTGAAGCAATGGTGAAGCTCCTCGCGAAGATGGGCAGCCACAAATCCGATGTCCTCCTCGCTGGCGCACCATGGTCATTCCCGGGTTGGATGAAGCACAA contains the following coding sequences:
- a CDS encoding Eukaryotic peptide chain release factor GTP-binding subunit, yielding MAGQQPDSWEDAVDEDLANQTQQRLNFQQQPNTFTPGANTFTPGAQSFQPGQQYQQYGYGQQQYNGYQQYGQQGYGGGYQQQQQQYGYGQQGGYPQYGQGQQQGYGQKYQQYQQPQQQQQAYVPPGARQQQTPTIARRGEALPTQQPAAQAQKPAAANGTAPVKTLSLSASDTGAAAPKVEKTAGTKVLSLGTPAAAPAAAAEKPAKEAVSKEAPAAGTKVAAAQAIEKTGEPTAAVSGRTTPDPSGSGRSSPSRAEQRAEARRADLVAQEQAQEVDDEALKDMYGKEHVNVIFLGHVDAGKSTLGGSILFATGMVDERTMDKYKRDAKDMGRESWYLSWALDLNKEERAKGKTVEVGRGFFETETRRYSILDAPGHKTYVPNMVSGASQADVGVLVISARKGEYETGFEKGGQTREHAVLAKTQGINKLIVAVNKMDDATVNWSKERFDECTTKLTVFLKGLGYNPKTDLAFLPVSAQTTVGIKDRVPKETCPWNDAPGLLEYLDGMKTLERKLNAPFMMPVAAKYRDMGTMIEGKIEAGYIKKENKYLLMPSKAEIQISALYGESEEEIPHATCGEQIRLRIKGAEEEDILPGFVLCSPKRPVHNVSAFEAQIRLLELKSILSAGFNCVLHVHSATEEVTFGALLHKLEPKTNRKSKKPPGFAKQGMNIIARLEIIGGAGSVCVERFEDYPQLGRFTLRDQGQTIAIGKITKLITDTPAA